In a single window of the Coregonus clupeaformis isolate EN_2021a chromosome 10, ASM2061545v1, whole genome shotgun sequence genome:
- the LOC121575564 gene encoding P2Y purinoceptor 1-like, with product MSEDHGAHVLNITICEEIDLSFTRRFLPAVFVLVFVVGTFANFFGLKTVCTSWKKIGSINIFILNLGIADLLYLFTLPFLVVYYALNSKWIFGQTFCKITRFCFNLNLYCSIGFLTCISIYRYLGIVHPMKVMGKINTRHSVAISFLVWILVFIQILPDMFFDKTAPNSSDACFDSTADHLIKDYLPYSIGWSVTGFVIPLLIILACYGHIVVVLATKANVNTLLKQRCLKLIIILTVLFSICFIPYHVLRNLNLKIRILKMEGTCNASFDDIYVAHQISRGLACLNSAINPLIYLVGNDDFLLRFHNVSKQARMSLVQWTGAVIYRKAYPPTESSQPAHFNQLVI from the coding sequence ATGTCAGAGGACCACGGCGCGCACGTTCTCAACATTACCATATGTGAAGAAATTGACCTGTCTTTTACTCGCAGATTTTTACCAGCTGTGTTCGTGCTGGTGTTTGTCGTCGGAACTTTTGCAAACTTCTTTGGGTTAAAAACTGTTTGTACCAGCTGGAAGAAAATTGGAAGTATAAACATATTTATTCTCAACCTTGGAATAGCTGACTTGCTGTACCTATTTACATTACCATTTTTGGTTGTCTATTACGCGCTAAACAGTAAATGGATATTTGGACAAACATTCTGCAAGATCACCAGATTCTGCTTCAATTTGAATCTCTACTGCAGTATCGGGTTCCTGACATGCATCAGTATTTATCGATACCTTGGTATTGTGCACCCAATGAAAGTGATGGGAAAAATCAACACTCGACACTCCGTGGCAATAAGTTTTCTTGTCTGGATTTTGGTTTTCATTCAGATACTTCCCGATATGTTTTTTGACAAGACAGCGCCAAATTCTTCAGATGCGTGCTTTGACTCAACTGCCGACCACCTTATCAAGGATTACCTGCCATATAGCATTGGTTGGTCCGTTACCGGATTCGTTATACCATTGCTCATCATTCTTGCTTGCTATGGACATATAGTAGTGGTCCTTGCCACCAAAGCCAACGTCAATACTTTATTGAAACAGAGGTGTCTAAAACTAATCATCATCTTGACTGTGTTATTCTCAATTTGCTTTATCCCTTACCATGTTTTGAGAAATCTCAATTTGAAGATAAGGATTTTGAAAATGGAAGGCACCTGCAACGCAAGCTTCGATGACATCTATGTTGCTCATCAAATCAGCCGCGGCCTGGCTTGCCTGAATAGCGCTATCAATCCGTTGATTTACCTAGTTGGAAATGATGATTTCCTCCTGCGATTTCATAATGTCAGCAAACAAGCCAGGATGTCTCTTGTTCAATGGACTGGTGCTGTAATTTACCGCAAGGCATATCCACCAACAGAATCATCTCAACCAGCTCACTTTAACCAGCTAGTTATTTAA